One Leifsonia shinshuensis DNA window includes the following coding sequences:
- a CDS encoding ROK family protein — translation MRLGIDIGGTKTDAVAVDDVGGLAQRVRLATGFGHAAVVETAVAAVARIGELTGLPAGGFTSIGIGIPGMVDSASGHVAHAVNLGVERLALGGELAGRLGVGVRVENDVKAAALGAFHLLGLGGTMAYLNLGTGMAAGIVVDGRLWRGASGVAGEIGHLPVDPAGALCGCGQRGCLETVASGSGIARQWRTDDPLPARSLFAAAADGDREARAITARLAEGIAAAVRVLVLTVDVDTVVIGGGLSHLGDRLLCDVHEVLDGWAETSPFLASLALSRRVRLVPEGTPVAALGAALVGGADG, via the coding sequence GTGAGGCTCGGCATCGACATCGGCGGCACCAAGACCGACGCCGTCGCCGTCGACGACGTGGGCGGCCTCGCGCAGCGGGTCCGCCTGGCGACGGGCTTCGGCCACGCAGCGGTCGTGGAGACCGCCGTCGCCGCCGTGGCCAGGATCGGGGAGCTCACCGGGCTCCCGGCCGGCGGCTTCACCTCCATCGGCATCGGCATCCCCGGGATGGTCGACAGCGCCTCCGGCCATGTCGCGCACGCGGTCAACCTCGGCGTCGAGCGGCTCGCGCTCGGCGGCGAGCTGGCCGGGAGGCTGGGCGTCGGCGTCCGCGTCGAGAACGACGTGAAGGCCGCGGCGCTCGGCGCCTTCCACCTCCTCGGCCTCGGCGGCACGATGGCGTACCTGAACCTCGGCACCGGGATGGCCGCCGGCATCGTCGTGGACGGCCGGCTCTGGCGCGGCGCCAGCGGCGTCGCGGGCGAGATCGGCCACCTCCCGGTCGACCCCGCGGGCGCCCTGTGCGGTTGCGGCCAGCGCGGCTGCCTAGAGACGGTGGCCAGCGGCTCCGGCATCGCCCGGCAGTGGCGCACCGACGACCCGCTCCCGGCGCGCTCGCTGTTCGCGGCGGCCGCCGACGGGGACCGCGAGGCGCGGGCGATCACGGCTAGGCTTGCCGAGGGCATCGCCGCAGCGGTGCGGGTCCTCGTGCTGACCGTCGACGTCGACACCGTGGTGATCGGCGGCGGCCTCAGTCATCTCGGGGACCGGCTGCTCTGCGACGTCCACGAGGTGCTCGACGGATGGGCGGAGACGTCCCCGTTCCTCGCGTCGCTCGCGCTGTCGCGGCGGGTGCGCCTCGTCCCGGAAGGAACACCCGTTGCCGCGTTGGGTGCGGCGCTCGTTGGAGGAGCAGATGGCTGA
- the nagZ gene encoding beta-N-acetylhexosaminidase codes for MSVTQPSATDTALRRSIAATLLPGFVGTTLPAWLEERLRNGLGGVCVFGQNVESVAQLRALTDAIYAANPDAIVAIDEEGGDVTRLYYETGSPFPGNAVLGRLGDDAYTEGIARRVGEELHAAGVNLDFAPDVDINSNADNPVIGVRSFGSLPAVVAEQGAAWTRGLQSAGVAVCAKHFPGHGDTAADSHLELPVVDLTLDQLRERELEPFRAVIDAGARTVMTSHILLPRIDPDLPATFSRTIVEGLLRDELGFGGVVVTDALDMHGASGERGIPEAAVLALAAGCDLLCIGTENTDAQLAEIEDAVLAAVAEGRVAVSRIEEAAGRVLGLALAVRTDGAAHEVAGGAGVIDPADVRRAVEAFDISGHAAAWLRAHHGRYSVVRVDTVANIAIGEAPWGPFAEVAAEASGASSAFAANPLVVFTEGDHPDLVLAAQSPVLVVGKDNHRHAFARAAIDRLRAERDVLVVDMGWPSDDRRYADIATFGASRLVGRALIELLDGEPAAPEAVDGHTP; via the coding sequence ATGTCGGTCACCCAGCCCAGCGCGACCGACACCGCCCTCCGTCGCAGCATCGCGGCGACCCTCCTGCCCGGTTTCGTCGGGACCACGCTGCCCGCGTGGCTGGAGGAGCGCCTGCGGAACGGCCTCGGCGGGGTGTGCGTGTTCGGTCAGAACGTGGAGTCGGTCGCCCAGCTCCGGGCGCTGACGGACGCGATCTACGCCGCCAACCCGGACGCGATCGTCGCGATCGACGAGGAGGGCGGCGACGTCACCCGGCTGTACTACGAGACCGGTTCGCCCTTCCCCGGGAACGCCGTGCTCGGCCGGCTCGGCGACGACGCGTACACCGAGGGCATCGCCCGGCGGGTGGGCGAGGAGCTGCACGCGGCGGGCGTCAACCTCGACTTCGCACCGGACGTCGACATCAACTCCAACGCGGACAACCCGGTCATCGGGGTGCGCAGCTTCGGCTCGCTGCCCGCCGTGGTGGCCGAGCAGGGCGCCGCGTGGACGCGCGGGCTCCAATCGGCCGGCGTCGCGGTGTGCGCCAAGCACTTCCCGGGGCACGGCGACACCGCCGCGGACTCGCACCTGGAGCTGCCGGTCGTGGACCTCACTCTGGACCAGCTGCGCGAGCGCGAGCTGGAGCCGTTCCGCGCCGTCATCGACGCGGGCGCACGCACCGTGATGACCTCGCACATCCTGCTGCCGCGGATCGATCCCGACCTGCCCGCGACGTTCAGCCGCACCATCGTCGAGGGCCTCCTGCGCGACGAGCTCGGCTTCGGCGGCGTCGTCGTCACCGACGCGCTCGACATGCACGGCGCGAGCGGGGAGCGCGGCATCCCGGAGGCCGCGGTGCTGGCCCTCGCGGCGGGCTGCGACCTGCTCTGCATCGGCACAGAGAACACCGACGCGCAGCTCGCGGAGATCGAGGACGCGGTGCTGGCCGCGGTCGCGGAAGGTCGCGTGGCCGTGTCCCGGATCGAGGAGGCGGCCGGGCGGGTGCTCGGGCTCGCGCTCGCGGTCCGGACCGACGGCGCCGCGCACGAGGTCGCAGGCGGCGCGGGCGTCATCGATCCCGCCGACGTGCGACGCGCGGTGGAGGCCTTCGACATCTCCGGGCACGCGGCCGCCTGGCTGCGGGCGCACCACGGCCGGTACTCGGTCGTCCGCGTCGACACCGTCGCGAACATCGCGATCGGCGAGGCGCCGTGGGGTCCGTTCGCGGAGGTCGCGGCGGAGGCGTCCGGCGCTTCGTCGGCGTTCGCGGCGAACCCGCTGGTGGTGTTCACCGAGGGCGACCATCCCGATCTCGTGCTCGCCGCGCAGTCGCCGGTGCTCGTCGTCGGCAAGGACAACCACCGGCACGCCTTCGCCCGTGCGGCGATCGACCGGCTGCGTGCCGAGCGGGACGTGCTCGTCGTGGACATGGGCTGGCCGAGCGACGACCGCCGGTATGCGGACATCGCGACCTTCGGCGCCTCCCGCCTCGTCGGGCGCGCGCTGATCGAGCTGCTCGACGGCGAGCCGGCCGCTCCGGAGGCCGTGGACGGGCATACCCCGTGA
- a CDS encoding nuclear transport factor 2 family protein — MSSIQDLLDANLHRVFGERDAAARRAAIDKVYTEDVVFTDPDGTASGRDALAAKADELLGGLPADFAFSEDGPRYEGAGRGALAWALGPAGAPVARGVDIIVVRDGRISELQTLLVPTA, encoded by the coding sequence ATGAGCAGCATCCAGGACCTCCTCGACGCCAATCTCCACCGTGTCTTCGGCGAGCGCGACGCCGCCGCCCGGCGCGCCGCGATCGACAAGGTGTACACGGAGGACGTGGTCTTCACCGACCCCGACGGCACCGCGAGCGGGAGGGACGCGCTGGCCGCGAAGGCCGACGAGCTGCTGGGCGGCCTTCCGGCCGATTTCGCGTTCAGCGAGGACGGCCCGCGCTACGAGGGCGCCGGCCGGGGCGCCCTCGCCTGGGCGCTCGGCCCCGCGGGCGCGCCTGTCGCGCGCGGAGTGGACATCATCGTGGTCCGAGACGGCCGGATCTCGGAACTGCAGACCCTCCTCGTGCCGACGGCCTAG
- a CDS encoding DUF1254 domain-containing protein: MIALSPDEVAARAAEAYTYFYPLVTMDVTRSVFTQPGDSTAIGRGRTNTLAHARAFPDADFRAVVAPNFDTLYSSAWLDLSDGPIVLDVPDSGGRYYLLPLLDMWTNAFAVPGKRTTGTAAGRFLIAPPGWDGEVPDGTTRIDAPTAHVWLIGRVQTNGPSDYAAVREFQDGLRLSGPEGEQPSTALPVSVAPDGLDLSREPLAIVNGLTAVEFFGYAARLLAVHAPQATDFSALARLASLGIVRGEDFDGSVFDDDQRAALERGAEDARQRHHRAISTMARIANGWAMNTDSMGVYGDFYLKRAAVTVVGLGANQPEDAIYPIAVADSAGRPIVGERDYVQHFERDQLPPVDAFWSVTMYDQDSFQAPNPLDRFALGDRDLLHYGDDGSLDLYYGPTDPGGTKTANWLPAPAGPLRIIMRLYAPRPEALDGRWNPPPIAETR; encoded by the coding sequence GTGATCGCACTGAGCCCGGACGAAGTCGCCGCACGCGCGGCCGAGGCGTACACGTACTTCTATCCGCTCGTCACGATGGACGTGACACGGAGCGTCTTCACGCAGCCAGGCGACTCCACCGCCATCGGGCGGGGCCGAACCAACACCCTCGCGCACGCGCGCGCCTTCCCCGACGCCGACTTCCGCGCCGTGGTCGCCCCGAACTTCGACACGCTCTACTCGTCGGCGTGGCTCGACCTCTCGGACGGCCCGATCGTCCTCGATGTGCCGGACAGCGGCGGCCGGTACTACCTGCTCCCGCTGCTCGACATGTGGACGAACGCGTTCGCCGTGCCCGGCAAGCGCACGACGGGGACCGCGGCCGGCCGCTTCCTGATCGCGCCGCCCGGGTGGGACGGCGAGGTGCCGGACGGGACCACGAGGATCGACGCCCCGACCGCACACGTGTGGCTGATCGGCCGGGTGCAGACGAACGGCCCGTCGGACTATGCCGCGGTCCGCGAGTTCCAGGACGGGCTCCGGCTCAGCGGTCCAGAGGGCGAACAGCCGTCGACCGCGCTGCCGGTGTCGGTGGCCCCGGACGGCCTCGATCTGAGCCGGGAGCCGCTCGCGATCGTCAACGGACTCACCGCCGTGGAGTTCTTCGGGTACGCCGCCCGGCTGCTCGCCGTCCACGCGCCTCAAGCGACGGACTTCAGTGCCCTGGCCCGGCTGGCGTCCCTGGGGATCGTGCGCGGCGAAGACTTCGACGGGAGTGTGTTCGACGACGACCAGCGCGCCGCCCTGGAGCGCGGCGCGGAGGACGCCCGGCAGCGGCACCACCGCGCGATCAGCACCATGGCCCGCATCGCCAACGGCTGGGCGATGAACACCGACAGCATGGGCGTCTACGGCGACTTCTACCTCAAGCGTGCCGCCGTCACGGTGGTCGGTCTCGGGGCCAACCAGCCGGAGGACGCGATCTACCCGATCGCCGTCGCCGACTCCGCCGGACGGCCGATCGTGGGGGAGCGCGACTACGTGCAGCACTTCGAGCGCGACCAGCTCCCGCCTGTCGACGCGTTCTGGTCGGTCACGATGTACGACCAGGACAGCTTCCAGGCGCCGAACCCGCTCGACCGGTTCGCGCTCGGCGACCGGGACCTGCTGCACTACGGCGACGACGGCTCGCTGGACCTCTACTACGGCCCCACGGACCCGGGCGGCACGAAGACGGCCAACTGGCTCCCAGCCCCGGCCGGGCCGCTGCGGATCATCATGCGGCTGTACGCGCCGCGGCCGGAGGCGCTCGACGGCCGGTGGAACCCGCCGCCGATCGCGGAGACCCGCTGA
- a CDS encoding glucosamine-6-phosphate deaminase, protein MAEVVVVADKDAAGELAAESILRLIAAKPDAVLGLATGSTPLPAYRALARRIGASGTDVSHVRGYALDEYVGLPAGHPESYRAVITREVVEPLGLTPSLIHVPNGALATIEHAGADYEKAIAESGGVDVQLLGIGTDGHIGFNEPGSSFASVTRVKTLTEQTRKDNARFFDSEDDVPMHCITQGLSTILRARHLMLLAFGEGKAEALAGAVEGPVSASNPGSAIQLHPHVTVLVDEAAASRLRNIDYYRYAYDHKPAWQKL, encoded by the coding sequence ATGGCTGAAGTCGTGGTGGTGGCGGACAAGGACGCGGCGGGCGAGCTCGCGGCGGAGTCGATCCTGCGGTTGATCGCCGCCAAGCCGGACGCGGTGCTGGGGCTGGCGACCGGGTCCACCCCGCTGCCGGCGTACCGGGCGCTGGCCCGGCGGATCGGCGCGTCCGGCACCGATGTGTCGCACGTGCGCGGCTACGCCCTGGACGAGTACGTAGGGCTGCCGGCCGGGCACCCCGAGTCCTACCGGGCGGTGATCACCCGGGAGGTCGTGGAACCGCTCGGGCTGACCCCCTCGCTCATCCACGTCCCCAACGGCGCCCTCGCCACGATCGAACACGCCGGAGCCGACTACGAGAAGGCGATCGCAGAGTCCGGGGGTGTGGACGTCCAGCTGCTGGGCATCGGCACCGACGGGCACATCGGCTTCAACGAGCCCGGCTCCTCGTTCGCGTCGGTCACCCGGGTGAAGACCCTGACGGAGCAGACCCGCAAGGACAACGCCCGCTTCTTCGACAGCGAGGACGACGTCCCGATGCACTGCATCACCCAGGGGCTCTCCACCATCCTGCGGGCCCGGCACCTGATGCTGCTCGCGTTCGGGGAGGGCAAGGCGGAGGCGCTGGCCGGGGCGGTGGAGGGCCCGGTGTCGGCCTCCAACCCGGGCTCGGCCATCCAACTGCACCCGCACGTCACCGTGCTCGTGGACGAGGCCGCCGCCTCCCGCCTCCGCAACATCGACTACTACCGCTACGCCTACGACCACAAACCCGCCTGGCAGAAACTCTAA
- a CDS encoding SDR family NAD(P)-dependent oxidoreductase: MNTPAPASARTPFDLTGSRALVTAASRGLGREIALELAGQGADVVLGVRDPDGSAALVAELESFGVTARAIRMDVLDLPGCRAAMDEVAAELGPIDILVNNAGGGVDAPALEVTEDDFERVWQLNTRSTFFLSQHVAKSMLAGGGGAIVNVASQAGLIALPGEASYCAAKAAVVHLTRCLAVEWGRYGIRVNAVAPTFIETDGTAKALSDDAFRADTIERIAALHRIGEPREVSGAVAFLASPAASLITGQTLAIDGGWTAR; encoded by the coding sequence GTGAACACCCCAGCCCCCGCCTCCGCCCGCACCCCCTTCGACCTGACCGGCTCCCGCGCCCTGGTGACCGCCGCGAGCCGCGGCCTCGGCCGCGAGATCGCGCTCGAACTCGCCGGCCAGGGCGCCGACGTCGTCCTCGGCGTGCGCGATCCGGACGGCTCGGCGGCACTGGTGGCGGAGCTCGAGTCATTCGGCGTGACGGCCCGGGCGATCCGGATGGACGTGCTCGACCTCCCCGGCTGCCGCGCGGCGATGGACGAGGTCGCCGCCGAGCTCGGCCCGATCGACATTCTGGTCAACAACGCAGGCGGCGGCGTCGACGCGCCGGCCCTGGAGGTCACCGAGGACGACTTCGAGCGGGTCTGGCAGCTCAACACCCGGTCGACGTTCTTCCTGTCCCAGCACGTCGCGAAGAGCATGCTGGCAGGCGGCGGCGGCGCGATCGTCAACGTCGCCTCTCAGGCCGGGCTGATCGCACTGCCCGGCGAGGCGTCCTACTGCGCAGCGAAGGCGGCGGTCGTCCACCTCACCCGCTGCCTCGCGGTGGAGTGGGGCCGGTACGGCATCCGGGTCAACGCGGTGGCGCCGACCTTCATCGAGACGGACGGCACGGCGAAGGCGCTGTCGGACGACGCGTTCCGCGCCGACACGATCGAGCGCATCGCGGCGCTGCACCGGATCGGGGAACCGCGCGAGGTGTCGGGAGCGGTCGCGTTCCTGGCGTCGCCGGCAGCGTCGCTGATCACGGGGCAGACGCTGGCGATCGACGGGGGCTGGACGGCCCGCTGA
- a CDS encoding extracellular solute-binding protein, producing MKRKLVGLAAVATASALVLAGCASGGAQAPSTDGKGKTVTLWLVGSDTPDALRNYLKTEFNKETGATLKIEQQDWGDLVTKLTTSLPDANNTPDVTEMGNTQSPTFTNVGAFLDISDMYKDLGGDKLLPSFVEAGKVDGKNYTLPYYFGSRYMFYRKDVYSAAGASVPTTLDEFNSTVADITAKNPKGIPNFSGFFLGGQDWRDGISWIFANGGDIAKKEGSKWVATLDSANSLKGLQQLQDIYKNASKAPNDAKDSNQYIYLNDTDQTVDANNNKTGDTSLAAATIMAPGWAHWSIGDLSTKDGKPVRTWNDNTFGTYVLPGNDGKPAPVFAGGSNIGISAKSKNPGLSKTLLKIIFSKEYQEMLGKNGLGPANSDYMSSLGDDQFAKALIASASNSKLTPAAPGWASVEAANVMEEFFSKIRDSSDLKGLAQQYDTKINALLNVKNG from the coding sequence ATGAAGAGAAAGCTCGTCGGCCTCGCCGCTGTGGCTACGGCTTCCGCTCTCGTGCTCGCCGGATGCGCCTCTGGCGGAGCCCAGGCGCCGAGCACCGATGGCAAGGGCAAGACGGTCACCCTGTGGCTCGTCGGCTCCGACACCCCGGACGCGCTGCGCAACTACCTGAAGACCGAGTTCAACAAGGAGACCGGCGCCACGCTCAAGATCGAGCAGCAGGACTGGGGAGACCTCGTCACCAAGCTCACCACCTCGCTGCCCGACGCGAACAACACGCCGGACGTGACGGAGATGGGCAACACCCAGTCCCCGACCTTCACCAACGTGGGCGCCTTCCTCGACATCTCCGACATGTACAAGGACCTCGGCGGCGACAAGCTGCTCCCGTCCTTCGTCGAAGCGGGCAAGGTCGACGGCAAGAACTACACGCTGCCGTACTACTTCGGCTCGCGTTACATGTTCTACCGCAAGGACGTCTACAGCGCGGCCGGCGCGTCCGTGCCGACCACGCTCGACGAGTTCAACAGCACCGTCGCCGACATCACGGCGAAGAACCCGAAGGGGATCCCGAACTTCTCCGGCTTCTTCCTCGGCGGTCAGGACTGGCGCGACGGCATTTCCTGGATCTTCGCCAACGGCGGTGACATCGCCAAGAAGGAAGGCTCCAAGTGGGTCGCCACGCTCGACTCGGCGAACTCGCTGAAGGGCCTCCAGCAGCTTCAGGACATCTACAAGAACGCGTCCAAGGCGCCGAACGACGCCAAGGACTCGAACCAGTACATCTACCTGAACGACACCGACCAGACGGTGGACGCCAACAACAACAAGACCGGTGACACGTCCCTCGCCGCGGCCACCATCATGGCTCCGGGCTGGGCGCACTGGTCGATCGGCGACCTGTCCACCAAGGACGGCAAGCCCGTCCGCACCTGGAACGACAACACCTTCGGCACCTACGTGCTGCCGGGCAACGACGGCAAGCCCGCTCCGGTCTTCGCCGGCGGCTCCAACATCGGCATCTCGGCCAAGTCCAAGAACCCGGGCCTGTCCAAGACGCTGCTGAAGATCATCTTCAGCAAGGAGTACCAGGAGATGCTCGGCAAGAACGGCCTCGGCCCGGCGAACTCGGACTACATGTCCTCGCTCGGCGACGACCAGTTCGCGAAGGCGCTCATCGCTTCGGCCTCCAACTCGAAGCTGACCCCGGCCGCACCCGGCTGGGCGTCCGTCGAGGCGGCCAACGTGATGGAGGAGTTCTTCTCCAAGATCCGCGACTCGTCCGACCTGAAGGGCCTCGCCCAGCAGTACGACACCAAGATCAACGCGCTCCTCAACGTGAAGAACGGCTGA
- a CDS encoding carbohydrate ABC transporter permease, whose translation MTTVAGDRKLKQKVRPGRILLGALAVVLGLIWVFPVYWMLNSSLLPNVVLQSTTPTWLPFGGSFDNFTAVVNGGTFFPALGMSVVVALVTVVFCLAFAFLAALAISRFKFRGRTSFVLAVLLIQMLPAEGLFIAQYKLMGSLGLLNTVVGVSIIYIAAVVPFTIWMLRGFVAGIPADLEEAAMVDGLSRTQAFLRITFPLLAPGLVASGVYAFLQAWNEFTVALVILQENSSQTLPLWLRGFIQQSASRATDWGQVMAASTLVAVPVIIFFLIVQGRMTSGLVSGAVKG comes from the coding sequence ATGACCACCGTCGCCGGCGACCGCAAGCTCAAGCAGAAGGTCCGCCCCGGCCGTATCCTCCTCGGCGCGCTCGCCGTGGTGCTCGGGCTGATCTGGGTGTTCCCGGTCTACTGGATGCTGAACTCCTCTCTGCTGCCGAACGTCGTGCTGCAGAGCACGACGCCCACGTGGCTGCCGTTCGGCGGCTCGTTCGACAACTTCACGGCCGTCGTCAACGGCGGGACGTTCTTCCCCGCGCTCGGGATGAGCGTGGTCGTCGCGCTGGTCACCGTCGTGTTCTGCCTGGCGTTCGCCTTCCTCGCGGCGCTCGCGATCAGCCGGTTCAAGTTCCGCGGGCGCACGTCGTTCGTGCTCGCCGTGCTGCTCATCCAGATGCTGCCGGCGGAGGGCCTGTTCATCGCGCAGTACAAGCTGATGGGCTCGCTCGGCCTCCTGAACACCGTGGTCGGCGTCAGCATCATCTACATCGCGGCCGTCGTGCCGTTCACGATCTGGATGCTGCGCGGCTTCGTCGCCGGGATCCCCGCCGACCTCGAGGAGGCGGCGATGGTGGACGGGCTGAGCCGCACGCAGGCCTTCCTGCGCATCACGTTCCCGCTGCTCGCGCCGGGCCTCGTCGCCTCGGGTGTCTACGCCTTCCTGCAGGCCTGGAACGAGTTCACCGTCGCGCTGGTCATCCTGCAGGAGAACAGCAGCCAGACGCTCCCGCTGTGGCTGCGCGGCTTCATCCAGCAGTCGGCGTCGCGGGCGACCGATTGGGGACAGGTGATGGCGGCCTCCACGCTCGTCGCCGTGCCGGTCATCATCTTCTTCCTCATCGTCCAGGGACGCATGACCAGCGGGCTGGTCAGCGGGGCGGTCAAGGGGTGA
- a CDS encoding carbohydrate ABC transporter permease, which produces MTTTREPVTAAPPASAPAPSAPRKRRGRLTPYALLLPAILILLLALGYPIVWQLITSMQHFGLAQQFGQPAPFVWFDNYVTLFSDPYMWIVVGRSLVFCLSTAAVTVVIGVGLALLMSGISRFPRIFLQITLLLAWAMPVVAAMTVWNWLFDWRRGVINSVLTSWGLDFQNHNWLQNPISFFFVAGVIVTWMSVPFVAFSVYAGLTQVSTEVLEAAQMDGAKGFQRLRYIILPMIRPVLGIVLLLQIIWDLRVFTQIKLLQDKGSIASETNLLGTYIYQLGVGSSDFAMASAVSVFVLILTIALSWFYVRHLLKEDQS; this is translated from the coding sequence GTGACGACGACCCGCGAACCCGTGACCGCCGCGCCGCCCGCGAGCGCACCCGCTCCGTCCGCGCCGCGCAAGCGCCGAGGCCGGCTCACGCCCTACGCCCTGCTGCTGCCGGCCATCCTCATCCTGCTCCTCGCGCTCGGCTATCCGATCGTCTGGCAGCTCATCACGTCGATGCAGCATTTCGGGCTCGCCCAGCAGTTCGGCCAGCCCGCGCCGTTCGTCTGGTTCGACAACTACGTCACCCTGTTCTCCGACCCCTACATGTGGATCGTGGTCGGCCGCTCGCTCGTCTTCTGCCTCAGCACCGCCGCGGTCACCGTCGTGATCGGCGTCGGTCTCGCCCTGCTGATGTCGGGCATCTCGCGCTTCCCGCGCATCTTCCTGCAGATCACGCTCCTGCTCGCCTGGGCCATGCCCGTCGTCGCCGCGATGACCGTCTGGAACTGGCTGTTCGACTGGCGCCGCGGCGTCATCAACAGCGTCCTGACCTCCTGGGGCCTGGACTTCCAGAACCACAACTGGCTGCAGAACCCGATCTCCTTCTTCTTCGTCGCCGGCGTCATCGTCACCTGGATGAGCGTGCCGTTCGTGGCCTTCTCGGTCTACGCCGGCCTCACCCAGGTCTCCACCGAGGTGCTGGAGGCCGCCCAGATGGACGGTGCGAAGGGTTTCCAGCGGCTGCGCTACATCATCCTGCCGATGATCCGGCCGGTGCTCGGGATCGTGCTGCTTCTGCAGATCATCTGGGACCTGCGGGTGTTCACCCAGATCAAGCTGCTGCAGGACAAGGGCTCCATCGCCAGCGAGACCAACCTGCTCGGCACTTACATCTACCAGCTCGGCGTCGGGTCGAGCGACTTCGCGATGGCCAGCGCCGTCTCGGTGTTCGTCCTCATCCTGACCATCGCCCTCAGCTGGTTCTACGTCCGCCACCTGCTCAAGGAGGACCAGTCATGA
- a CDS encoding ROK family transcriptional regulator: protein MTTTDVLGSAGGLGPGKALRPRSKVLPEHARSHNRSLVLQTLYRSGEQSRADLARETGLTRVTVSDLVAELLAEGLVVELGQREAARPGKPAVLLDINRTAHQIVGVDLSDHDRFRGAVMDLDGELLATAEVPLEDGDGVSATGEAALAKVHALVAQLVATATAPILGIGVGSPGVVDLTGTILTAPNLGWTDVRLQDDLHRLTGLPVVVANDANAAVLAEHSYGGATGDMMLIRVGHGIGAGLIIAGTLVYGSHFAAGEIGQVMVGTDLGLDATYTREQVLEHWLSVPQLQRGIREAEAAGRDATPVLREAGQRLGISLAPVVGALNLSELVLSGPTELLDGPLAEATIHTLRNRTMAENHADLAVRMTTQGQDIVLRGAAVLVLSGQLGVS, encoded by the coding sequence ATGACCACAACGGACGTGCTCGGCAGCGCCGGAGGCCTCGGCCCCGGCAAGGCCCTCCGTCCGCGTTCCAAGGTGCTCCCCGAGCACGCGCGCAGCCACAACCGGTCGCTCGTGCTCCAGACCCTCTACCGGTCGGGAGAGCAGAGCCGGGCCGATCTGGCCCGTGAGACCGGGCTCACGCGCGTCACTGTCTCCGACCTCGTCGCCGAGCTCCTCGCGGAGGGTCTCGTGGTCGAGCTCGGGCAGCGGGAGGCCGCGCGGCCGGGCAAGCCAGCTGTCCTCCTCGACATCAACCGCACCGCGCACCAGATCGTCGGCGTCGACCTCAGCGACCACGACCGCTTCCGCGGCGCGGTCATGGACCTCGACGGCGAGCTGCTCGCCACGGCCGAGGTCCCGCTCGAAGACGGCGACGGGGTGTCCGCGACCGGGGAGGCCGCCCTCGCCAAGGTGCACGCGCTCGTCGCGCAGCTCGTCGCCACGGCCACGGCCCCGATCCTCGGGATCGGCGTCGGCTCGCCCGGCGTGGTCGACCTCACCGGCACCATCCTGACCGCGCCCAACCTCGGCTGGACCGACGTGCGGCTGCAGGACGACCTCCACCGGCTGACCGGCCTCCCGGTCGTCGTCGCGAACGACGCCAACGCGGCCGTGCTCGCCGAGCACAGCTACGGCGGCGCGACAGGCGACATGATGCTGATCCGCGTCGGCCACGGCATCGGCGCCGGCCTGATCATCGCCGGCACCCTGGTCTACGGCAGCCACTTCGCCGCGGGCGAGATCGGCCAGGTCATGGTCGGCACCGACCTCGGGCTGGACGCGACCTACACCCGCGAGCAGGTGCTCGAGCACTGGCTCAGCGTGCCCCAGCTGCAGCGCGGGATCCGGGAGGCCGAGGCCGCAGGGCGCGACGCCACCCCGGTCCTCCGCGAGGCAGGGCAACGGCTCGGCATCTCTCTGGCGCCGGTCGTCGGCGCCCTCAACCTGTCGGAGCTCGTCCTGAGCGGCCCGACCGAACTGCTCGATGGCCCCCTCGCCGAGGCGACCATCCACACGCTCCGGAACCGGACGATGGCGGAGAACCACGCCGACCTCGCGGTCCGGATGACCACGCAGGGGCAGGACATCGTCCTGCGCGGCGCGGCCGTACTCGTCCTCTCCGGACAACTCGGGGTCTCGTAA